Proteins encoded by one window of Methanobacterium alcaliphilum:
- the prf1 gene encoding peptide chain release factor aRF-1 has product MTDVSSKEMYEFKRTLKDLSEKKGRGTELVSVYIPPDKQVSDVVKHMREELSQSANIKSKSTKKNVQSAIEVIMQRLKLFPKPPEKGLVMFVGMIPRGGPGTEKMETYVFEPSEPIKTYTYHCNSEFYLEPLEEMLADKDVYGLAVLDRKEATVAILKGKRIDIVKTLTSGVPGKHKAGGQSQRRFDRLIELAAHEFLKRIGEHINEAFLALPDLEGVILGGPGHTKEDFLKGDYLHHEIKKKVITTVDTSYTGEFGIREVIDKSMDVLMEIDVMREKKLVQRFLHELINDDGLASYGEKEVRMHLQMGAVEIVLLSEDINSQRITYECSACGQRLEKTSKKGEEESEETCSSCNERIKIIESKDIIDDFVEMAEEVGSEVEIVSTETEEGMQLLRAFGGIGAVLRYRP; this is encoded by the coding sequence TTGACTGATGTCTCATCAAAGGAAATGTATGAATTTAAAAGAACATTAAAGGACCTTTCTGAAAAAAAAGGAAGAGGAACTGAACTTGTATCAGTTTACATACCTCCAGATAAGCAGGTTAGTGATGTTGTTAAACATATGAGGGAAGAACTTAGCCAGAGTGCTAATATAAAAAGTAAATCAACAAAAAAGAATGTGCAATCTGCAATTGAAGTTATAATGCAGAGATTGAAATTATTCCCTAAGCCTCCTGAGAAAGGTCTGGTGATGTTTGTAGGCATGATTCCAAGGGGTGGGCCTGGTACTGAAAAAATGGAAACCTATGTTTTCGAACCTTCGGAACCCATAAAAACATACACCTATCATTGTAATAGTGAATTTTATTTGGAACCATTAGAAGAAATGCTAGCGGATAAAGATGTATATGGTCTGGCAGTTCTAGATCGTAAAGAAGCAACCGTTGCTATTTTAAAAGGTAAAAGAATAGATATCGTGAAAACTCTTACAAGTGGTGTGCCTGGAAAACACAAAGCTGGTGGGCAGTCTCAAAGAAGGTTTGATAGGTTAATTGAATTAGCAGCTCACGAATTTTTAAAAAGAATCGGAGAACATATCAACGAAGCTTTTCTAGCCCTTCCTGATTTAGAAGGAGTAATTCTGGGCGGACCGGGCCATACTAAAGAAGATTTCCTTAAAGGAGATTATTTACACCATGAAATAAAGAAAAAAGTTATTACAACAGTGGATACTTCATATACTGGCGAGTTTGGCATTAGGGAAGTAATTGATAAATCCATGGATGTTTTAATGGAAATAGATGTAATGCGTGAGAAAAAGTTAGTGCAACGATTTTTGCATGAACTTATAAATGATGATGGCCTTGCATCTTATGGTGAAAAAGAAGTCCGAATGCATTTACAAATGGGTGCGGTAGAAATAGTTTTACTTTCGGAAGATATTAATTCTCAGCGAATAACTTATGAATGTTCTGCTTGTGGTCAGAGATTAGAAAAAACTTCTAAAAAAGGAGAAGAAGAATCTGAAGAGACTTGTTCTTCTTGCAATGAAAGAATTAAAATAATTGAAAGTAAAGACATTATCGATGACTTTGTAGAAATGGCAGAAGAAGTTGGATCTGAAGTTGAAATTGTTTCAACTG